In Bordetella holmesii ATCC 51541, the following proteins share a genomic window:
- the ligJ gene encoding 4-oxalomesaconate hydratase, with product MVEYGIPAMVHVSTSCNACFHTTGAHYLNADTTAFMQCLTSDLFKVFPQLNFVIPHGGGAVPYHWGRFRGLAQEMKKPPLEDWLLDNVYFDTCVYHQPGIDLLARVIPVKNVLFASEMIGAVRGIDPQTGFHYDDTRRYIEAADLSAEDRFQIYEGNTRRVYPRLDAALKRKGL from the coding sequence ATGGTCGAGTACGGCATTCCCGCCATGGTCCACGTCAGCACCAGTTGCAACGCCTGCTTTCATACCACCGGCGCGCATTACTTGAACGCGGACACCACGGCGTTCATGCAGTGTCTGACGTCAGATCTGTTCAAGGTGTTTCCCCAGCTGAACTTCGTCATCCCACATGGCGGCGGCGCCGTGCCCTATCACTGGGGCCGCTTTCGCGGCCTGGCTCAGGAGATGAAAAAACCCCCGCTCGAGGACTGGCTACTGGATAACGTCTACTTCGACACCTGCGTCTATCACCAGCCTGGCATCGACCTGCTGGCACGCGTCATTCCGGTGAAGAACGTGCTGTTTGCCAGCGAAATGATAGGCGCGGTGCGCGGTATTGATCCGCAGACGGGTTTTCACTACGACGATACGCGGCGCTACATCGAGGCTGCGGACCTGAGCGCCGAAGACCGGTTTCAGATTTATGAGGGTAATACGAGGCGGGTCTATCCGCGCCTGGACGCCGCGCTCAAGCGCAAGGGACTGTAA
- a CDS encoding tripartite tricarboxylate transporter receptor family protein has protein sequence MWKSALTLAAAQGLPRLALAAYPERPLRLIVPFAAGGNIDAVGRIIGAAIGPKLDVPAVVENKPGAGGSIGADMVARAPADGYTLLVGSNGPLTVNPFIQAQLPYEPLKDFTPVGMVGYVPHVLVVNPNVPAKNLAELVALSSKQGINTGTSGVGSATHLTLLRINAATGAKLVNVPYRGGALIPDLLGGNIEATVTEFSTALPLHRSGKARIIAITSDHRLALAPELPTLADQGYDNLVAASYIGLLAPAATPPDVMARLQKALADGVHDSSIAAKLKDFGVEPATAQQETSAGFSAFLRDEYARSKAAAEQAGIKPE, from the coding sequence ATGTGGAAATCGGCCCTGACCCTGGCGGCCGCGCAGGGCTTGCCGCGCCTGGCCCTGGCCGCCTATCCGGAACGGCCATTGCGCCTGATCGTGCCGTTTGCGGCCGGCGGCAATATCGATGCGGTCGGCCGCATCATCGGCGCGGCCATCGGGCCCAAGCTCGATGTGCCGGCCGTGGTGGAAAACAAGCCCGGAGCGGGAGGCAGTATCGGAGCCGACATGGTCGCGCGCGCGCCCGCTGACGGATATACCTTGCTGGTCGGCTCCAATGGCCCATTGACGGTCAATCCCTTCATTCAGGCGCAATTGCCTTATGAACCGTTGAAGGATTTCACACCCGTGGGCATGGTCGGTTACGTACCGCATGTGCTGGTGGTCAACCCTAATGTTCCCGCCAAGAATCTGGCTGAACTCGTGGCCCTGTCGAGTAAGCAGGGCATCAATACCGGAACGTCCGGTGTGGGTAGCGCCACGCATTTGACCTTGTTGCGCATCAACGCGGCCACCGGCGCCAAGCTCGTCAATGTACCCTACCGCGGCGGCGCACTGATTCCCGATCTGCTGGGCGGCAACATCGAAGCCACGGTCACGGAGTTTTCGACGGCATTGCCTCTGCATCGCTCGGGCAAGGCCCGGATTATCGCCATCACCTCCGACCATCGTCTGGCCCTGGCCCCGGAGCTGCCGACCCTGGCCGATCAGGGCTACGACAATCTCGTGGCCGCCAGCTACATCGGCCTGCTGGCGCCGGCGGCCACCCCTCCCGACGTGATGGCTCGCTTGCAAAAAGCATTGGCCGACGGCGTGCATGACTCGTCCATCGCCGCCAAGCTCAAAGACTTTGGCGTGGAGCCGGCCACCGCGCAACAGGAAACCTCGGCGGGATTCTCCGCATTTCTGCGCGACGAGTATGCCCGCTCCAAGGCTGCTGCCGAGCAGGCGGGCATAAAGCCGGAGTAA
- the ligK gene encoding 4-carboxy-4-hydroxy-2-oxoadipate aldolase/oxaloacetate decarboxylase: protein MNDLLNTLGVVKRKFDRPDPALVRRLSAHGVATVHEALGRVGLMDPGIRPVYDGARLCGTAVTVLLQPGDNWMLHVAAEQLQAGDVVVAACTTDSHDGFFGELLATSFRARGAQGLVIDGGARDISELREMDFPVFSKAVCAKGTVKATLGSVNIPVICAGALVRPGDVVLADADGVVVIPAAQAAEVADRADERLANEARKRARLAGGELGLDIYSMREPLAQAGLRYLD, encoded by the coding sequence ATGAATGATCTGCTCAACACCCTGGGTGTGGTCAAGCGCAAGTTCGACAGACCCGATCCGGCGCTGGTGCGCCGACTTTCCGCCCATGGCGTGGCGACGGTGCACGAGGCGCTGGGACGCGTGGGGCTCATGGATCCCGGCATCCGGCCCGTGTACGACGGCGCGCGTCTGTGCGGCACGGCGGTGACCGTATTGCTGCAACCGGGCGATAACTGGATGCTGCATGTCGCCGCCGAACAACTGCAGGCCGGCGATGTCGTGGTGGCGGCATGCACCACCGACAGCCACGATGGCTTTTTTGGCGAGCTGCTGGCCACGAGTTTTCGGGCACGGGGAGCGCAGGGCCTGGTCATTGACGGCGGCGCGCGCGATATCAGCGAGTTGCGCGAGATGGATTTCCCGGTCTTTAGCAAGGCGGTTTGCGCCAAGGGTACTGTCAAGGCCACGCTGGGCTCGGTGAACATCCCGGTCATTTGCGCCGGCGCGCTGGTGCGCCCTGGCGATGTGGTGCTGGCCGATGCCGATGGCGTGGTCGTTATCCCTGCCGCCCAGGCCGCAGAGGTCGCAGACCGGGCCGATGAGCGACTGGCCAACGAGGCACGCAAGCGCGCCCGACTGGCGGGCGGAGAACTCGGGCTGGACATCTATTCAATGAGGGAACCGCTGGCGCAGGCCGGCCTGCGTTACCTCGATTGA